In Thermocrinis minervae, a single genomic region encodes these proteins:
- a CDS encoding bifunctional 3,4-dihydroxy-2-butanone-4-phosphate synthase/GTP cyclohydrolase II, which translates to MEEIRFNTIEEALEDIREGKMVIVVDDPDRENEGDLVMAAEKVTPEAINFMTKYGRGLVCLALTPERCEELDLHPMTHRNTDPKGTYFCVSIDAHPRFGTTTGISAYDRATTIKLAISPEAKPSDFVRPGHVFPLRARPGGVLERAGHTEAAVDLARLAGLYPAGVICEIMKDDGTMARVPDLIEFAKRFNLKIITIADLIKYRLRRERLVVREASANLPTRYGFFKIHAYRHVLTGEEQVALTMGEWKEDEPVLVRVHSECLTGDVFKSLRCDCRSQLEAAMQRIAQEGKGVLVYILGHEGRGIGIVNKVKAYSLQDQGYDTVEANEKVGYPADLRDYGIGAQILLDLGVRKMRLLTNNPRKIVALEGYGLEVVERVPLTIEPCEFNQKYLETKKHKLGHLL; encoded by the coding sequence ATGGAAGAGATAAGGTTCAACACCATAGAGGAGGCCTTGGAGGATATAAGAGAAGGGAAGATGGTGATAGTAGTAGACGATCCAGACAGGGAAAACGAGGGTGATCTTGTAATGGCTGCCGAAAAGGTAACTCCGGAAGCCATCAACTTCATGACCAAGTACGGAAGGGGTCTTGTCTGCCTTGCTCTGACACCAGAAAGATGTGAAGAGCTTGACCTTCACCCAATGACACACCGTAATACGGATCCAAAGGGAACCTATTTCTGCGTCTCCATAGACGCACATCCACGTTTTGGGACTACTACAGGCATATCGGCTTACGACAGAGCCACAACTATAAAACTGGCAATCAGTCCGGAGGCAAAGCCTTCTGATTTTGTGAGACCGGGACACGTGTTTCCCTTAAGGGCAAGACCCGGTGGTGTTTTGGAGAGGGCTGGTCATACTGAAGCTGCAGTGGACCTTGCAAGGTTAGCAGGTCTATATCCAGCCGGCGTTATATGTGAAATAATGAAGGATGATGGGACCATGGCTAGGGTCCCAGACCTTATAGAGTTTGCAAAACGATTTAACCTGAAGATAATAACCATAGCAGATCTTATAAAGTACAGGCTAAGAAGGGAAAGGTTAGTAGTAAGGGAAGCCTCCGCTAACTTACCCACCAGGTATGGCTTTTTCAAGATACACGCTTACAGGCATGTGCTCACTGGTGAAGAGCAAGTAGCTCTTACTATGGGAGAATGGAAGGAGGATGAGCCTGTTCTCGTCAGGGTACACTCGGAGTGTCTCACTGGAGACGTTTTCAAGTCCCTGAGGTGTGATTGTAGATCTCAGCTGGAAGCTGCTATGCAGAGGATAGCTCAAGAAGGAAAGGGTGTTTTGGTTTACATACTTGGACACGAGGGTAGAGGTATAGGTATAGTCAACAAGGTAAAAGCTTACAGCTTACAGGATCAAGGGTACGACACTGTAGAGGCTAATGAAAAGGTGGGCTATCCTGCAGACTTGCGGGATTATGGTATAGGTGCACAGATACTTTTGGACCTGGGAGTGAGGAAGATGAGGCTCCTTACCAACAATCCAAGGAAGATAGTAGCTCTCGAAGGTTATGGGCTTGAGGTAGTGGAGAGGGTACCACTTACCATAGAACCGTGCGAATTCAACCAAAAGTATCTGGAAACTAAGAAGCACAAGCTTGGACATTTACTCTGA
- a CDS encoding HAD-IIA family hydrolase, with protein sequence MRVFLLVDLDGVLVKDKKLNPFEDAPDFLNFLRKKGLPFRILSNNSTRSPRALVDELKNKGLDISYEEFLSPIAVLPEHLRKLGAKRIFLMGSKQVRDYLSEVGFEVLDDYKVDAVVIAQDREIDFRKIKMATSAIFLSGAKLVPVNQSRIVKDDDGLYFPGSGSVAQMLAHACNYKEAIPNLGKPSKEFIDLALGGTKPEEVWLISDDVYTDLMGAKSLGLKTVFLTTGKYSRDELEKANFTPDYTFDSLTDLMKVLDQLF encoded by the coding sequence ATGAGGGTGTTTCTGCTTGTTGACCTAGACGGCGTTTTAGTAAAGGATAAAAAGCTAAATCCCTTTGAGGATGCTCCAGATTTTCTAAACTTTTTAAGAAAAAAAGGTTTACCCTTTAGGATACTCTCCAACAACTCCACACGCTCTCCAAGAGCTTTGGTGGACGAACTGAAGAACAAGGGTCTGGACATATCCTACGAGGAGTTTCTCTCTCCCATAGCTGTTCTTCCCGAACATTTAAGAAAGCTAGGAGCTAAAAGGATCTTTCTGATGGGCTCTAAGCAGGTTAGGGACTATCTATCTGAGGTGGGTTTTGAGGTGCTGGATGACTACAAGGTGGATGCTGTGGTAATAGCTCAGGATAGGGAAATAGACTTTAGGAAGATAAAGATGGCCACATCTGCCATCTTTCTATCTGGAGCAAAACTAGTCCCTGTAAACCAGAGTAGGATAGTAAAGGATGACGATGGCCTTTACTTCCCAGGGTCTGGTTCTGTAGCTCAGATGTTGGCACATGCATGTAACTACAAGGAAGCTATTCCAAACCTAGGCAAGCCTTCCAAAGAGTTTATAGACCTTGCCTTGGGGGGTACAAAGCCCGAAGAGGTGTGGCTAATAAGTGATGACGTTTACACAGATCTCATGGGAGCAAAAAGCTTGGGGCTCAAAACTGTCTTCTTGACTACTGGTAAGTACTCAAGGGATGAGCTAGAAAAGGCAAACTTCACACCTGATTATACCTTTGACAGTCTCACAGATCTTATGAAAGTCCTGGATCAACTATTTTGA
- the minE gene encoding cell division topological specificity factor MinE — protein MFGFFRNRNSKDVAKKRLTMVLAYERKGLPPNFAELIKNDLIHLFSKYPQFNSQGIEVEIKKGEGGFEELWIGIPFKE, from the coding sequence GTGTTTGGTTTTTTCAGAAACAGGAATAGCAAAGATGTAGCCAAGAAGAGGCTTACCATGGTCCTAGCCTACGAGAGGAAGGGTCTGCCTCCCAACTTCGCCGAGCTCATAAAGAACGACCTTATACACTTATTCTCCAAGTACCCACAGTTTAACAGCCAAGGTATAGAAGTAGAGATAAAGAAAGGAGAGGGCGGATTTGAAGAGCTTTGGATAGGCATACCCTTTAAAGAATGA
- a CDS encoding AEC family transporter yields the protein MLKVLFVVGLAYLLKRLRLFKEEDSKVLISYVINFSLPFLAFRASHQLGLNREVLTLSILAWMVIISCLLLSYTLAKWMKFEERTLRSFVLASSFGNTAFLGYPTAESLLGQKGLSYAVVYDSLGSFVLVSTLGFLIASGRWDPMNLLRFPPFLGLVLGFLSSPFALPKFLADMVSFVADSTLVVVLFSIGLMLSFSQVRNNLKYTFLALSIKMIFSSFVAILLGKLMGIQDIAYKVAVLESAMPTMITASVLAMMFDLNYHLAFASATLGIIFYFILIPLLVKVL from the coding sequence ATGTTAAAAGTCCTGTTTGTTGTAGGTCTTGCTTACCTTCTCAAAAGGTTGAGACTTTTTAAGGAAGAGGATTCAAAGGTACTCATAAGCTATGTGATCAACTTTTCCCTCCCTTTCCTTGCCTTCAGGGCTTCACACCAGCTAGGCCTAAACAGAGAGGTCCTTACTCTTTCTATACTTGCCTGGATGGTCATAATCTCTTGCCTTCTGCTTAGCTATACACTGGCCAAGTGGATGAAGTTTGAGGAAAGAACCCTCAGGTCCTTCGTGCTTGCTTCTTCTTTTGGAAACACAGCCTTCTTGGGGTATCCTACTGCTGAGAGCCTTTTAGGTCAAAAAGGGCTGAGCTATGCAGTGGTTTACGACAGCCTAGGTTCTTTTGTCCTTGTCTCCACCCTAGGTTTTCTCATAGCCAGTGGCAGGTGGGACCCTATGAACCTCCTAAGGTTTCCACCCTTTTTAGGGCTAGTCCTTGGCTTCCTAAGTAGTCCTTTCGCTCTTCCTAAATTCCTGGCGGATATGGTTAGCTTTGTGGCGGATTCTACCTTGGTGGTTGTACTCTTCTCCATAGGTCTTATGTTGTCCTTTTCACAGGTAAGAAACAACCTAAAGTATACCTTTTTAGCTCTGTCCATAAAGATGATCTTTTCCTCATTCGTCGCCATCCTTTTAGGAAAGCTTATGGGTATTCAGGATATAGCTTACAAGGTCGCCGTGTTAGAATCCGCTATGCCTACTATGATAACGGCAAGTGTGCTTGCCATGATGTTTGATCTAAACTACCATCTTGCTTTTGCCAGTGCAACCTTAGGAATTATCTTTTACTTTATCTTAATACCTCTGCTGGTAAAAGTTCTATGA
- a CDS encoding peptidylprolyl isomerase translates to MVFRGVKEVSLGVLLWLLLIGFSLPAVLVDKVVASVNGQPITEKDLKLGALFYNTNDRKEILNRLIDTYLLYQYMASKGFSVPESYLEEAMKNMAKSNNMDVETLAKELSKDGFTLKELADFLGKQILATAAFREYLMNQIKVSDVDLELERLKKGKVKVLRRIELLVVDKKDREKLLKSMEKTVDLESLAKELGVKPEVIDVQKGDLVEPLDREVWKASVGSMVVAEDAQNVYIAKVLQQKEVYDTADDQTLKQEILQRKLSQEQENILRDLKKKSIIKIVDPGLS, encoded by the coding sequence ATGGTTTTCAGAGGTGTTAAAGAAGTATCCCTTGGAGTTTTACTCTGGCTCCTTCTGATTGGTTTTTCTCTTCCGGCCGTTCTTGTAGACAAGGTTGTGGCGTCGGTCAACGGACAACCTATAACAGAAAAGGATCTAAAGTTAGGCGCTCTATTCTACAACACTAATGATAGGAAAGAGATACTAAACAGGCTTATAGACACCTATCTCTTATACCAGTACATGGCTTCAAAAGGTTTTTCCGTACCTGAAAGTTACCTTGAGGAAGCTATGAAGAATATGGCCAAGAGTAACAACATGGATGTTGAAACGTTAGCAAAAGAACTATCCAAGGATGGTTTCACACTTAAGGAACTTGCAGACTTTCTAGGGAAGCAGATACTGGCTACTGCAGCCTTCAGGGAGTACCTGATGAACCAGATAAAGGTCTCAGACGTAGACCTTGAGCTAGAGAGGCTAAAGAAGGGTAAGGTTAAGGTACTACGCAGGATAGAGCTTTTAGTTGTAGACAAGAAAGATAGGGAGAAACTCCTTAAGTCCATGGAAAAGACTGTTGATCTAGAATCCCTCGCCAAGGAATTGGGAGTAAAACCAGAAGTCATTGACGTACAGAAGGGAGACCTCGTTGAGCCCCTTGATAGAGAAGTTTGGAAGGCTTCAGTAGGCAGTATGGTGGTCGCAGAAGATGCCCAAAACGTGTACATAGCAAAAGTACTCCAGCAGAAGGAAGTGTACGACACAGCGGATGACCAGACGCTAAAACAGGAGATACTTCAAAGGAAGCTATCACAAGAGCAGGAAAACATCCTCAGAGATTTAAAGAAGAAGAGTATAATCAAAATAGTTGATCCAGGACTTTCATAA
- a CDS encoding ROK family protein has translation MKKGIDVGGSYVKVLWEDGRREKFPVREFSKDREAFLKRILQIIKEGNPEKVGVSVAGFTSTEGVIYRSPNIPALDGVKLLDLLKHEGLEAVVMNDVSCGAFGEWFFEERNSKVLLLVAVGTGLGAGLVIEGRPFLGARGSALELGHHIVEKGGKVCSCGRKGCLEAYCSSYGLERIYRELSGKELKDYEIVNLAKEGEKEALAAVEVFKEYLLVGLMNAVHILNPDLVVLAGGLIEGMKEFLHDLEERLISMVERLPAEGLRVKFSSCGEYCMARGALALALT, from the coding sequence ATGAAAAAGGGGATTGACGTAGGTGGGAGCTATGTAAAAGTCCTATGGGAAGACGGAAGAAGGGAAAAGTTTCCAGTTAGAGAATTCTCAAAAGACAGAGAAGCCTTCTTAAAAAGGATCCTTCAGATAATAAAGGAGGGAAACCCAGAGAAGGTAGGTGTATCCGTAGCCGGCTTTACTTCCACCGAAGGTGTGATCTACAGATCTCCCAACATACCAGCCTTGGACGGTGTAAAGCTCTTAGATCTCTTAAAGCACGAAGGCCTTGAAGCTGTAGTGATGAACGATGTGAGCTGTGGAGCTTTCGGTGAGTGGTTCTTTGAGGAAAGAAACAGCAAGGTCCTTTTGCTCGTGGCCGTGGGTACAGGGCTAGGTGCTGGCCTGGTAATAGAAGGAAGACCTTTCTTGGGTGCCAGGGGAAGCGCCCTAGAGCTGGGACATCACATAGTGGAGAAAGGTGGAAAGGTATGCAGCTGCGGCAGAAAAGGCTGCCTTGAGGCTTATTGCTCTTCCTATGGACTTGAGAGGATCTACAGAGAACTAAGCGGCAAGGAGCTAAAGGATTACGAGATAGTGAACTTGGCCAAGGAGGGGGAGAAAGAAGCCTTAGCAGCCGTAGAAGTGTTCAAAGAGTACCTGCTTGTAGGGCTCATGAACGCCGTCCATATACTAAACCCAGACCTTGTGGTGCTAGCCGGTGGGCTTATAGAAGGCATGAAGGAGTTCCTACATGACCTTGAAGAAAGGCTGATAAGCATGGTAGAAAGGCTGCCCGCAGAAGGTCTGAGGGTTAAGTTCTCTTCGTGCGGCGAATACTGTATGGCCAGGGGAGCCTTAGCCCTAGCTTTAACATAA
- a CDS encoding peptidyl-prolyl cis-trans isomerase — protein MLWFFLQLLMFVSLVHASIVAKVGNQVITSEELSEAFRAYWREILHLPIARATKQDMKDFLMEYIRAKIVQREAQNMGISVSNSELEEYIRKNIGSERLSPVVKNLVKVEILVNKIVDRISKNLNVTENQIVAYYYLNLRDFKLPAQVLLKRYTTQDLDTANELYYRLSHSMEANLPGVKEGPPMWYSIQALPEIVKRQLYPYQKGSVSKPIDVEGSYLILKIVDVRGAGILPLEAAKPIVRERLLKERRQEVFRQWFSEVLKKYPLEFYSGSF, from the coding sequence ATGTTATGGTTTTTCTTACAGCTTTTGATGTTTGTATCTTTAGTTCATGCTAGCATAGTAGCAAAGGTAGGAAATCAGGTGATAACTTCAGAAGAACTATCAGAGGCTTTCAGAGCTTACTGGAGAGAAATACTACACTTGCCCATAGCCAGAGCGACTAAACAGGATATGAAAGACTTTTTGATGGAATACATAAGGGCTAAAATAGTGCAAAGAGAAGCTCAGAATATGGGCATAAGTGTTTCCAACAGTGAACTTGAGGAATACATTCGTAAGAATATAGGCAGTGAAAGGCTAAGTCCAGTTGTGAAGAATCTAGTAAAGGTAGAGATCTTAGTAAACAAGATAGTGGATAGGATTTCCAAAAACCTGAACGTTACAGAAAACCAAATAGTAGCTTACTATTATTTGAACCTTAGAGACTTTAAACTACCAGCACAGGTGCTGTTAAAGAGGTACACAACGCAGGACCTTGACACTGCAAACGAGCTCTACTACAGGCTAAGCCATTCCATGGAAGCGAACCTACCAGGGGTAAAGGAAGGTCCACCCATGTGGTACTCCATACAAGCACTGCCCGAGATAGTCAAAAGACAGCTCTACCCTTATCAGAAAGGTTCCGTCTCTAAACCCATAGACGTGGAAGGCTCTTACCTTATACTTAAGATAGTGGATGTTAGAGGAGCAGGCATCCTTCCACTAGAGGCAGCAAAGCCTATAGTCAGGGAAAGGCTCTTGAAGGAAAGAAGACAGGAGGTCTTTAGACAATGGTTTTCAGAGGTGTTAAAGAAGTATCCCTTGGAGTTTTACTCTGGCTCCTTCTGA
- the queF gene encoding preQ(1) synthase → MEKKYGELAIEQAQLEPWENPTPERDYLIEITFPEFSCLCPRSGYPDYATIKIRYIPDKYIVELKSLKLWLNKFRNRYISHEQATNEIYTALYELLKPRFLEVIGDFNPRGNVHTVIRVRSDGKYV, encoded by the coding sequence ATGGAAAAGAAGTACGGCGAGCTAGCCATAGAACAGGCGCAGTTGGAACCGTGGGAAAATCCTACTCCAGAGAGGGACTATCTGATAGAGATAACCTTTCCTGAGTTTTCGTGTTTGTGCCCTAGGTCTGGCTATCCAGACTATGCCACCATCAAGATAAGGTACATACCAGACAAGTACATAGTGGAACTAAAGTCTCTAAAGCTCTGGCTTAACAAGTTCAGAAATAGGTACATATCCCATGAACAGGCCACTAACGAGATATACACTGCCCTTTATGAGCTACTAAAGCCTAGATTTCTTGAGGTTATAGGTGACTTTAATCCAAGGGGAAACGTACACACGGTAATAAGGGTCAGGAGCGACGGGAAGTACGTATAG
- a CDS encoding deoxyribodipyrimidine photo-lyase yields MNTPRVQKERVFKIKDGAVGSGPVVYWMSRDQRAVDNWALIYAQDLALELKRPLVVVFCLVERFLEATIRQYAFMLKGLKEVKNTLKEKNVGFYLLVGNPEEEIPKFVEMNHVAILVTDFDPLRIKLAWKERVKERVKVPFYEVDAHNIIPCRYISDRCEPSAFTFRKKVKKYLDKFLVDFPNLEHHPFSGIVKAQEIEPDSALTFVKVDRRVGEVDWIKPGTSEGLRVLKEFIENKLEIYHLKRNDPNANVQSNLSPYLHFGQVSSQRVALEVLRSDKSQEAKESFLEELIVRKELSDNFCLYNKNYDSFEGFPQWAKESLNKHRKDIRKYVYSLEEFEEAKTHDKLWNACQMQMVRFGKMHGYLRMYWAKKILEWSESPEEALRIAIYLNDKYELDGRDPNGYTGIAWSIGGVHDRPFKEREIIGKLRYMSYEGCRKKFNVEEYIRKFLSDDIKLYGDKTG; encoded by the coding sequence ATGAATACACCAAGGGTTCAAAAGGAAAGGGTGTTCAAGATAAAGGACGGAGCAGTAGGAAGTGGACCCGTTGTCTACTGGATGAGTAGGGACCAAAGAGCTGTAGACAACTGGGCACTCATCTACGCACAGGACTTAGCCCTAGAGCTAAAGAGACCTTTAGTCGTAGTATTCTGTCTGGTTGAAAGGTTCTTGGAAGCCACCATAAGACAGTATGCCTTTATGCTGAAGGGCCTTAAGGAAGTGAAGAATACCCTAAAGGAAAAGAACGTAGGCTTTTACCTGCTTGTAGGGAACCCAGAGGAGGAAATACCCAAGTTCGTAGAGATGAACCATGTGGCCATACTCGTAACAGACTTCGATCCCCTAAGAATCAAACTAGCCTGGAAGGAAAGGGTGAAGGAGAGAGTAAAGGTACCCTTCTACGAGGTGGATGCACACAACATAATTCCATGCAGGTATATTTCAGACAGGTGCGAACCCTCTGCCTTTACCTTCAGGAAGAAGGTAAAGAAGTACCTTGACAAGTTCTTGGTAGACTTCCCTAACCTGGAGCATCATCCCTTTTCTGGCATCGTTAAAGCTCAAGAAATAGAACCAGATAGCGCCCTCACTTTTGTGAAAGTAGACAGAAGAGTGGGCGAGGTAGATTGGATAAAACCAGGCACGAGTGAAGGACTAAGAGTTTTAAAGGAGTTTATAGAAAATAAGCTAGAAATCTACCACCTAAAGCGCAACGATCCTAATGCCAACGTACAATCAAACCTCTCTCCTTATCTACACTTTGGTCAGGTATCCTCCCAGAGGGTTGCTCTTGAAGTCTTAAGGTCGGACAAAAGCCAAGAAGCAAAGGAAAGCTTCCTGGAAGAGCTAATAGTAAGAAAGGAGCTTTCGGACAACTTCTGTCTGTACAACAAAAACTACGACAGCTTTGAAGGCTTTCCCCAGTGGGCAAAAGAAAGTCTAAACAAGCACAGAAAGGACATAAGGAAGTATGTTTACTCTCTGGAAGAGTTTGAAGAGGCCAAAACCCACGACAAACTCTGGAATGCCTGCCAGATGCAGATGGTAAGGTTCGGCAAAATGCACGGTTACCTGAGGATGTACTGGGCAAAGAAGATATTAGAGTGGAGCGAAAGCCCAGAGGAAGCTCTCAGGATAGCCATATATTTAAACGACAAGTATGAGCTTGATGGGAGAGATCCTAATGGTTACACAGGCATAGCGTGGAGCATAGGGGGTGTACACGACAGACCTTTCAAGGAAAGAGAAATCATCGGAAAGCTAAGGTACATGAGCTATGAAGGATGTAGGAAGAAATTTAACGTTGAAGAGTACATAAGAAAGTTCCTTTCGGACGATATTAAACTTTATGGAGATAAGACGGGTTGA
- the minC gene encoding septum site-determining protein MinC has product MIEIKGLTLPVVVVRIKSQSDKQQLEKEIERILSSKLFEGSYFLIEDEEGLDPELKRRVEERLQSKKVRSIKELKERDSAGRLLIVHRHIRSGQRVEHNGDVLILGDVNRDAEVVATGNIIVIGRLSGIAFAGALGDESAVIVATRMEPQSLRIGRKVAIVGDEERQSPGYPEMARVEDGIIVLERV; this is encoded by the coding sequence ATGATAGAGATAAAAGGCCTAACCCTTCCGGTTGTCGTAGTAAGAATAAAGAGTCAAAGTGACAAACAGCAGCTGGAAAAAGAGATAGAAAGGATCCTAAGTTCTAAGCTCTTTGAAGGGAGCTACTTCCTCATAGAGGATGAAGAAGGTCTAGACCCAGAGCTCAAAAGAAGGGTAGAAGAAAGGCTGCAGAGTAAAAAGGTAAGGAGCATAAAAGAGCTAAAAGAGAGGGATTCAGCCGGTAGGCTCCTTATCGTACACAGACATATAAGGTCGGGGCAGAGGGTAGAGCACAACGGAGATGTACTTATTCTGGGTGATGTAAACAGGGATGCTGAGGTGGTGGCTACGGGTAACATAATAGTCATAGGTAGGTTAAGTGGCATAGCTTTTGCTGGAGCCCTCGGGGACGAGAGTGCTGTGATAGTTGCTACACGCATGGAGCCCCAGAGCTTAAGGATTGGTAGGAAGGTGGCCATAGTAGGGGATGAAGAAAGACAATCTCCTGGCTATCCAGAAATGGCAAGAGTGGAGGATGGTATCATAGTCTTAGAGAGGGTTTAA
- a CDS encoding sensor histidine kinase, with amino-acid sequence MLDLLEYLEEGYILLEHNGRVAYVNRYASKLGILRDNPIGKFYYEAINNLTLVSLLSELIQTKKKSETEIVLGEKTYRIKAFPSVQGFWIRIEDITRYVAYEKSKREFVANASHELRTPLSVILGILETLYEEENSQEKKALIEKAIRRAKAMQNLVEDLLILARLESREEKLILESIDLRQLVEEIFDMYTDFPVKLINSVQENYTLVADRKKLFTLLKNLVDNAVKYNKEEGLVEVKAYSDGTWHKIEVKDTGIGIPRVHLPFIFERFYRADPSRSRDLGGTGLGLSIVKHIALLHGGKVEVESKEGEGSLFRVYLPILSE; translated from the coding sequence ATGCTTGATCTTCTGGAATACCTAGAAGAAGGCTACATCCTTTTAGAACACAACGGAAGGGTAGCTTACGTAAACAGATATGCCTCAAAGCTTGGAATCCTCAGAGATAATCCTATTGGCAAATTCTACTACGAGGCCATAAACAACCTCACGCTAGTATCTCTGCTCTCTGAACTTATACAAACCAAGAAAAAGTCAGAAACGGAGATAGTGCTAGGAGAAAAGACGTACAGGATTAAAGCCTTTCCTTCAGTCCAGGGGTTTTGGATAAGGATAGAAGACATAACACGCTACGTAGCTTACGAGAAGTCAAAAAGGGAGTTTGTGGCCAACGCTTCCCACGAGCTTAGAACTCCCCTTTCCGTTATCCTTGGCATACTTGAAACCCTCTACGAGGAAGAAAACTCTCAAGAGAAGAAGGCTCTGATAGAGAAGGCCATAAGGCGGGCTAAGGCCATGCAAAACCTCGTGGAAGACTTGCTCATCTTAGCAAGGTTAGAATCAAGGGAGGAGAAGCTCATTCTAGAAAGTATAGACCTTAGGCAGCTTGTGGAAGAGATATTTGACATGTACACAGACTTTCCAGTAAAGCTGATAAACTCAGTCCAAGAAAACTACACTTTGGTTGCCGACAGGAAAAAGCTCTTCACACTCCTTAAAAACCTTGTAGACAACGCGGTAAAGTACAACAAGGAGGAGGGTCTAGTAGAGGTAAAGGCTTACTCTGATGGTACGTGGCACAAGATAGAGGTAAAGGATACTGGTATAGGTATACCTAGGGTTCATCTACCCTTCATCTTTGAACGCTTTTACAGGGCTGACCCTTCACGTTCAAGAGACCTTGGTGGTACAGGCCTTGGCCTGTCCATAGTAAAACACATAGCTTTATTACATGGTGGTAAGGTAGAGGTGGAGAGCAAGGAAGGTGAAGGAAGCTTATTCAGAGTCTACTTACCCATCCTGTCAGAGTAA
- the minD gene encoding septum site-determining protein MinD — translation MTRVVVVTSGKGGVGKTTVTANLGIALAKLGKKVLAIDADIGLRNLDMILGLENRIVFDVLDVLEGRTELKKALVRDKRGLSLWLLPANQTKNKDAVDRDKWISMVEDIKQKGEFDYVFIDSPAGIELGFQIAASPADVALVVVNPEVSSVRDADRVIGLLENMEKKECYLVINRVRWDAVKKGQMLSVEDIVDILKVEPIGVLPEEPKLVDFTNRGEPIVLQESYDVSKALMDMAKRLLGEDVPMVYYGQKKGLLDRLLGR, via the coding sequence ATGACAAGGGTAGTAGTCGTAACTTCGGGGAAAGGTGGTGTAGGGAAAACAACTGTAACCGCGAACTTAGGCATTGCTCTTGCAAAACTGGGGAAGAAAGTCCTAGCCATAGATGCAGACATAGGTCTTAGAAACCTTGACATGATCTTGGGTCTTGAAAACCGTATAGTATTTGACGTTTTGGATGTGTTGGAGGGAAGAACAGAGCTTAAAAAGGCCCTTGTAAGGGATAAAAGAGGTCTTTCCCTCTGGCTCCTTCCGGCAAACCAGACGAAAAACAAGGACGCTGTAGACAGAGATAAATGGATAAGCATGGTGGAAGACATAAAACAGAAGGGAGAATTTGACTACGTGTTCATAGACTCACCGGCTGGTATAGAGCTCGGCTTCCAGATAGCTGCAAGTCCTGCAGATGTGGCCTTGGTAGTGGTAAACCCAGAGGTGTCTTCCGTGAGAGATGCAGACAGAGTAATAGGCCTTCTTGAAAACATGGAAAAGAAAGAGTGTTATCTTGTCATAAACCGTGTAAGATGGGATGCTGTAAAAAAGGGTCAGATGCTGAGCGTGGAAGATATAGTTGACATTCTTAAGGTAGAGCCTATAGGTGTACTTCCAGAGGAACCCAAGCTTGTTGACTTCACCAACAGAGGAGAGCCTATAGTTTTACAAGAGAGCTATGATGTCTCGAAGGCTTTGATGGACATGGCGAAAAGACTCCTCGGCGAAGATGTGCCTATGGTTTACTATGGTCAAAAGAAAGGTCTTCTAGATAGGTTGCTTGGGAGGTAG
- a CDS encoding EscU/YscU/HrcU family type III secretion system export apparatus switch protein, whose amino-acid sequence MDERKKAIALRYIPGKDNAPVVVAKGYGELAERIIELAKEHNVPVVEDVALASALIKVDIYEEIPPQLYRAVAKILVFVEAIRTSRRS is encoded by the coding sequence ATGGACGAAAGGAAGAAAGCTATAGCTTTAAGGTACATACCCGGAAAGGATAATGCTCCTGTAGTAGTTGCAAAAGGTTATGGAGAGCTGGCAGAAAGGATCATAGAACTAGCAAAGGAGCACAACGTACCCGTTGTGGAGGATGTGGCTTTGGCATCGGCGTTGATTAAAGTAGACATCTACGAAGAGATACCACCACAGCTTTACAGGGCGGTGGCAAAGATACTCGTCTTTGTGGAGGCTATACGTACTTCCCGTCGCTCCTGA